From a region of the Triticum aestivum cultivar Chinese Spring chromosome 7D, IWGSC CS RefSeq v2.1, whole genome shotgun sequence genome:
- the LOC123166992 gene encoding disease resistance protein RGA4, whose protein sequence is MEAAAATVFVGRIAPKLIEFLAANHKLRQNLEHDITYIQREFAFISAAIQQDDDCRWRSGSRTDHVQRAWIQIIRDLAHAIEDCIDRFTPRVAISNKSPIQKLKTRKARNEFAEAIGKLKKISKESSKLRTTYGTSTSSASSSPMASETIEIEMNDFHSANSPVDMDAQRDELLELIQQEQQQLKVISIVGFGGIGKTLLARHVYESMSQYEARAWVCATEQQRPMDVLIEITQKLGITTSLDGGGHPSNPCELLRSHLGTKRFFIVIDDVRTEFWHAIKYAFEGLSGRIIVTTAIQSVATACSSSAHSHVYIMRTLTETCSRRLFYKESLGQDDDREDQLGSEALQKCDGLPLALVTTARYLQSTDNPTRENWAKLCHNLGAHLETNEMLARLKHVLVHSYTSLVKHDLKTCLLYLGIYPSGRKVRRRSLIRKWLAEGFIKGDYICSALDAAIGNFNELVNRSIIQPTDQGASRSKNSTEVKTYHTHGMMLEFIVHMSKCENFITLLYDQLAPPTPTSKIRWLSVHDASASVAANDLSLVRCLTVFGSAHKSVLDFSKYELLRVLDLEECGNQLEDKHVKEICRNLLLLRYLSLGSAVKALPKEIKKLRFLETLDVRRTQIEILPTEVIKLPCLIHLFGKFKLQHGVGRRKMLKLQTWFSESSKLETVAGFVVDSNNNSQGFEQLMEHMKHLTKVKIWYEQSTNSITDPIAMRRYLSCLSDAIKGFIKRSTDLKKAHSLSLNYADGCSQDLLNFSLEKQDSSPSCYLSSLKLHGNNICSLPPFITMLGSLTKLCLSFPHYQLTRDILSALSRVRCLAYLKLIASQLDKLVIIEGALESLRHLCIVVEVMNELEIEEGALPLLESLHLLCKDINGFRGTAIQSLQRIKEVTLHDGVSDETKHEWKEAAKKHPRHPKLLFVKTAEDIHMGSEPADNSESPAAPTTNTTLSVTVPHDAISTGQSVQVDGDDLQSYDDEKEDMYIDIIEDFASKTCLDPLINKENLEQEMEGEVGLKNQQIEDVIRSTHQADQNGVLLVMSENTRKRARLDIAEDNLMDKVVDRVKRKKPQDVPETKPTKQTAPGHVVVISDGN, encoded by the exons ATGGAGGCTGCAGCGGCCACCGTTTTTGTCGGTAGGATCGCACCAAAGCTCATAGAGTTCTTAGCTGCAAATCACAAGCTTCGGCAGAACTTGGAGCATGACATCACCTACATCCAAAGAGAGTTTGCGTTCATTTCTGCCGCCATTCAGCAAGACGATGACTGTCGCTGGAGGAGTGGCAGCAGGACTGACCACGTGCAGAGGGCCTGGATACAAATTATACGCGACTTGGCGCACGCCATCGAAGACTGCATCGACCGCTTCACGCCCCGCGTGGCGATATCCAATAAGTCGCCAATCCAGAAGTTGAAGACAAGGAAGGCCCGTAATGAGTTTGCCGAGGCAATCGGCAAGCTCAAGAAGATATCAAAGGAGTCATCCAAGCTGAGAACAACTTATGGTACTTCCACCTCCTCAGCTTCGTCGTCGCCAATGGCATCTGAGACGATAGAGATTGAGATGAATGACTTCCATTCTGCTAACAGCCCTGTGGATATGGACGCACAACGTGATGAGCTTCTGGAGCTGATCCAGCAGGAGCAGCAACAACTCAAGGTGATCTCCATTGTTGGCTTCGGTGGCATAGGCAAGACTCTCCTTGCCAGACATGTATATGAGAGTATGAGCCAATACGAAGCGCGGGCTTGGGTTTGTGCCACGGAGCAACAACGCCCAATGGATGTTCTCATTGAGATAACCCAAAAACTTGGCATCACCACATCCCTTGATGGTGGAGGTCATCCCAGCAACCCCTGCGAACTCCTAAGATCTCACCTTGGGACCAAGAG GTTCTTCATTGTAATTGATGATGTACGGACAGAATTTTGGCACGCTATAAAATATGCCTTTGAGGGGTTGAGCGGCAGAATTATAGTGACGACAGCCATTCAGTCAGTAGCAACTGCATGCAGCAGCTCTGCTCATAGTCATGTGTACATAATGAGAACTCTTACCGAGACATGCTCAAGAAGGTTATTCTACAAGGAATCTTTGGGCCAAGATGACGATCGGGAGGATCAGCTTGGCTCAGAAGCGCTGCAGAAGTGTGACGGTCTACCCCTTGCTCTTGTTACCACTGCCCGGTACTTGCAAAGCACAGATAATCCGACACGGGAAAACTGGGCAAAATTGTGCCACAACCTTGGAGCACATCTGGAAACAAATGAGATGTTAGCAAGACTTAAGCATGTGCTTGTTCATAGCTATACCAGCCTTGTTAAACATGATCTCAAGACATGTCTGCTATATTTAGGTATCTACCCAAGTGGTCGTAAGGTCAGGAGAAGAAGCCTCATAAGGAAATGGTTAGCTGAAGGGTTTATCAAAGGTGATTATATATGTAGCGCCTTGGATGCCGCTATCGGCAATTTCAATGAGCTGGTCAACCGGAGTATCATCCAACCTACAGATCAAGGTGCCAGCAGGAGCAAAAACAGCACAGAGGTGAAGACATACCATACTCACGGCATGATGCTTGAGTTCATCGTGCACATGTCCAAGTGTGAAAACTTCATTACCTTGTTATATGATCAGCTGGCTCCCCCAACCCCAACCAGCAAAATCCGCTGGCTTTCTGTGCATGATGCAAGTGCCAGCGTAGCAGCCAATGATCTATCTCTTGTCCGGTGTCTGACAGTCTTTGGCAGTGCGCACAAATCTGTCTTAGATTTTTCAAAGTATGAACTGCTGCGAGTTCTGGATCTAGAAGAATGCGGTAACCAGTTGGAGGACAAGCATGTCAAAGAGATATGCAGGAACCTGTTGTTGCTCAGGTATCTAAGCCTCGGGTCCGCTGTTAAGGCACTTCCAAAGGAGATCAAGAAGCTTCGATTCTTGGAGACACTAGATGTAAGAAGAACACAAATAGAGATTCTGCCCACTGAAGTCATTAAGCTTCCATGCCTGATTCATCTGTTTGGAAAGTTCAAACTGCAACATGGTGTAGGACGCCGGAAAATGCTCAAGCTACAGACTTGGTTCTCAGAGAGTAGCAAATTGGAAACTGTGGCAGGATTTGTTGTGGACAGCAACAACAATAGCCAAGGATTTGAACAGCTCATGGAGCATATGAAACACTTGACAAAGGTGAAAATATGGTACGAGCAATCCACTAATAGTATTACGGATCCCATTGCAATGCGCCGATACTTGAGTTGTCTATCTGATGCCATTAAAGGGTTTATCAAGAGAAGCACCGACTTGAAAAAAGCTCATTCACTCTCACTGAATTACGCTGATGGATGTTCTCAAGACTTGCTGAATTTCTCCCTGGAAAAACAAGATTCCTCGCCAAGCTGCTATCTTAGCTCACTGAAGCTACATGGGAACAATATATGCAGCCTGCCTCCATTTATTACAATGCTGGGCAGTCTCACTAAACTGTGCCTTTCATTCCCACATTATCAGCTGACCAGGGATATTCTTTCTGCCCTGAGCAGAGTGCGCTGCTTGGCATACCTGAAGTTGATCGCATCTCAACTGGACAAGCTTGTCATCATAGAAGGTGCACTCGAAAGCCTGAGACACCTATGCATCGTGGTGGAAGTCATGAATGAGCTGGAAATCGAAGAGGGAGCTCTGCCGCTCCTTGAGTCGCTCCACCTACTGTGTAAGGATATAAATGGATTTAGAGGCACAGCGATCCAATCCCTGCAACGTATTAAGGAGGTCACCCTCCATGATGGAGTAAGCGATGAAACAAAACACGAGTGGAAAGAAGCAGCAAAAAAACACCCCAGACATCCCAAGCTCTTGTTTGTTAAGACAGCTGAAGATATTCATATGGGAAGTGAACCTGCAGACAATTCTGAGAGCCCAGCGGCACCAACTACTAATACGACATTATCAGTGACAGTGCCCCATGATGCCATTTCTACTGGACAATCTG TACAAGTTGATGGCGATGATCTGCAAAGTTATGATGATGAGAAAGAAGACATGTATATTGATATCATAGAGGATTTTGCTAGCAAAACTTGTCTGGACCCTCTTATAAACAAGGAAAATTTGGAACAGGAGATGGAAGGAGAGGTAGGTTTAAAGAATCAGCAGATTGAAGATGTCATTCGGTCTACTCATCAGGCTGATCAAAATGGTGTACTTTTGGTGATGAGTGAGAACACAAGAAAGAGGGCAAGGTTGGACATTGCTGAAGACAACTTAATGGACAAGGTTGTTGATAGGGTGAAGCGCAAGAAGCCACAGGATGTCCCAG AAACGAAGCCTACAAAACAAACAGCACCTGGGCATGTGGTTGTCATCTCTGATGGAAACTGA